One region of Alosa sapidissima isolate fAloSap1 chromosome 1, fAloSap1.pri, whole genome shotgun sequence genomic DNA includes:
- the LOC121721317 gene encoding trichohyalin-like isoform X2, with protein METANPGANNASRQASKPKNSKPKISRARKEDQAHPAAIREEVRARWQKQSEIRQQGRERLYAYLSEGLRKMETQEAEEVKASQATEDVEQKEMAMSSEKWKRQVEKEQKEFVSEVNTILEELSQRHLDETVPGHFPVTGSHTKVGGRKMELEANNAKSRQEMNRLRQSKRQCDAEREREMERKRERKRLQQARQETQVDEEREIQRQMDVRAKQKAEKQREVAMKEQELSHDIKQLKDFIQKVSETDKELHEMAHKELDRLRKLQLFYQNKKRKALERKQQMPTLKIEQRQQRERKEEEIQTRDIERLVGLDRTGLWGIGQSYGCAGDEGKRDMERLRAIERAQEQKLQMERLKQAEERILALERERETHAIELRSRNQGTNKQEMEMNQLKTLEKEKEKLDRDNEIQREREQLQKLELETERQIQNKRLRELERERERLQKMERLKEMQRERERHIQMENLKASGREKEMKLETRGKSVHTGTERQTELEPQKEVDLIKLERIKELEMEKQKQQEIEQLSKLDREKQKQKEMDRLKDLEREKARQQDNEKLEGIKRQEGLKKQWEEKQRKVEQEMERKLLQKQKEMEQGLNGRQQKIEEERQQREKEMERLKEMERDIKKKGEMELREKEDTLRQMELKQLDELNKKTKEKEELERKFKEEERLKEQERHTELEREKERQKEMEELKKLKKEEVFESQEILKKQWEVKQKMMEKEMEKKQREMKRKFQEKQKEMNQCLSERPQRIEEEKQQREKKMERLKEIERDTKKKGEMELMEKEDTLRQMELKQLDELNKKTKEKVLERKAKEERLKKLERSKELERETQKTEKEQLKVFKTEEETQKEMDRLNELEREKARKQDHEKLEEIKRQEELKKQLEDEQKTMEKEMLEKHREMERQLLQKQKEMEQGLNERQQKIEEERQQREKEMERLKEMERDIKKKGEMELREKEDTLRQMELEQLEELSKRAMLNENQKKDLDRKAKDQKRAEHQRQMQMEVEKQRERERVLEEQQREADEKKHQLQLQEASAAEEKEKLKEIEKTMTLKNKDMLKQMEESWRKTARQKEEEWEAKYREIEKQREQVEKDAIKGKEILQELRREEQRRQIQIEKEKQKEIERLMDIQRKENEERQRDVENRELAKKRQEKEENLRQSRSEQDKNTADLKQTEEKWTKVALQKDDEWKEKCREIEKQREEVEKETKTREEQVKHLEQEKNQSQIQIEEERQNERERLLEIQKMEMEGSLREMEQRTLEMEKKEEKRRQYIEGKEREMEQKIQRQREEEMERKRQEEEMQRQKQEEEMQRQRQEEEMQRQRQEEMESQTKEEEQEDKGTFWEQTDDECSDESSDETNDDERESQDETNGPVQDKSMRRRFIGWVNGKMKERYETKIERTIMREEKEGEEPYFHVFKGYMTRAKREQEKRKSLVDAEAKRQNLESFWLEWEKEKKEKKIKRKEQKKEARSQAQLARILKLNEEADRNLDKYNGTKIYSSQNKLLRKQMIGWDRKRK; from the exons ATGGAAACGGCTAACCCTGGTGCTAACAATGCATCTAGACAGGCATCAAAGCCTAAG AATTCGAAGCCCAAGATAAGCAGGGCAAGGAAAGAAGACCAAGCTCACCCTGCTGCAATAAGGGAGGAGGTTAGAGCACGATGGCAAAAGCAGAGTGAGATACGGCAGCAGGGTCGTGAGCGACTATACGCTTACCTCAGTGAGGGTCTGAGGAAGATGGAGACACAGGAGGCTGAGGAGGTGAAGGCCAGTCAGGCGACGGAAGACGTTGAGCAGAAGGAGATGGCTATGAGCTCTGAAAAGTGGAAAAGACAAGTGGAGAAGGAGCAAAAAGAGTTTGTGAGCGAGGTCAACACAATCTTAGAGGAGCTCTCTCAGCGACACCTGGATGAGACTGTGCCCGGACATTTTCCAGTGACAGGTTCACACACCAAAGTGGGTGGAAGGAAAATGGAGCTGGAAGCCAACAATGCAAAAAGTAGACAAGAAATGAACAGGCTGAGGCAGAGTAAAAGACAGTGtgatgcagaaagagagagagagatggagaggaagagagaacgcAAGAGACTTCAGCAGGCAAGGCAAGAGACGCAggtggatgaggagagagaaatacagaggcAGATGGACGTCAGGGCCAAACAGAaggcagagaaacagagagaggtggCAATGAAGGAGCAGGAGTTATCCCATGACATCAAACAACTGAAAGATTTCATTCAAAAGGTGTCAGAAACAGACAAGGAACTGCATGAGATG GCTCACAAAGAGTTGGATAGACTGCGTAAACTTCAACTGTTCTACCAAAACAAGAAAAGGAAAGCTCTTGAGAGAAAACAACAAATGCCAACATTAAAAATTGAGCAGAGGcaacaaagagagaggaaggaggaagagataCAGACAAGAGATATAGAAAGACTGGTTGGCTTGGATCGAACAGGGCTGTGGGGCATTGGCCAGTCTTATGGATGTGCAGGTGATGAAGGGAAG AGGGACATGGAGAGGTTGAGAGCCATTGAGCGAGCTCAGGAGCAAAAGCTACAGATGGAAAGATTGAAACAGGCTGAAGAAAGAATTCTAGCAttggagagggaaagggagacacATGCAATTGAGCTGAGGTCAAGAAATCAAGGTACCAATAAGCAAGAAATGGAGATGAATCAGCTCAAAACCctagagaaagaaaaggaaaagttgGACAGAGACAacgagatacagagagaaagagaacaattACAAAAACTGGAATTGgaaacagaaagacagataCAGAATAAAAGATTGAGAGAgctggaaagagaaagagagaggttgcaaaagatggagaggctgaaagaaatgcagagagaaagggaaaggcaTATACAGATGGAGAACCTGAAAGCatcaggaagagagaaagagatgaagttGGAAACAAGGGGGAAATCGGTTCATACAggtacagagagacagacagaactaGAACCCCAAAAAGAAGTGGATCTGATAAAGCTAGAGAGAATCAAAGAGTTGGAGATGGAGAAACAGAAGCAGCAAGAGATAGAACAGCTGAGCAAGCTAGATagagaaaaacaaaagcagAAAGAGATGGATAGACTTAAAGATTTGGAAAGAGAAAAGGCAAGACAGCAAGACAATGAGAAATTGGAAGGAATCAAAAGACAGGAAGGACTGAAGAAGCAATGggaagaaaaacagagaaaagtggaacaagaaatggagagaaaacttcttcaaaaacagaaagaaatggAACAAGGTTTGAATGGGAGACAGCAAAAGATTGAGGAAGagaggcagcagagagagaaggagatggagcgtttgaaagagatggagagagatatcaAGAAGAAGGGAGAAATGGaactgagggagaaagaggacacactcagacagatggAACTGAAGCAACTGGACGAGTTGAACAAGAAAACCAAAGAAAAGGAAGAGTTGGAGAGAAAATtcaaggaggaagagaggttgaaagagcaggagagacatacagagttggagagggagaaagagaggcagaaggaGATGGAAGAGCTGAAGAAGCTGAAGAAAGAGGAAGTGTTTGAGAGTCAGGAAATATTGAAGAAGCAGTGGGAAGTGAAACAGAAAATGATGGaaaaagaaatggagaaaaagcaaagagaaatgaaaagaaagtttcaagaaaaacagaaagaaatgaATCAATGCTTGAGTGAAAGACCGCAAAGGATTGAGGAGGagaagcagcagagagagaagaagatggAGCGTTTGAAAGAGATCGAGAGGGATAccaagaaaaaaggagagatggaattgatggagaaagaggacacactcagacagatggAACTGAAGCAACTGGACGAGTTGAACAAGAAAACCAAAGAAAAAGTGTTGGAAAGAAAAGCCAAGGAGGAGAGGTTGAAAAAGCTGGAGAGATCTAAAGAGTTAGAAAGGGAGACAcagaagacagagaaagaacagCTAAAAGTGTTCAAGACAGAGGAAGAAACGCAGAAAGAGATGGATAGATTGAACGAGTTGGAAAGAGAAAAGGCAAGAAAACAAGATCATGAGAAATTGGAAGAGATCAAGAGACAAGAAGAACTGAAAAAACAATTGGAAGATGAACAGAAAACAATGGAAAAAGAAATGTTGGAAAAGCACAGAGAAATGGAAAGACaacttcttcaaaaacagaaagaaatggAACAAGGTTTGAATGAGAGACAGCAAAAGATTGAGGAGGAGAGGcagcaaagagagaaagagatggagcgtttaaaagagatggagagagatatcaagaaaaagggagagatggaactgagggagaaagaggacacactcagacagatggAACTGGAGCAGCTGGAAGAGTTGAGCAAAAGGGCCATGTTAAATGAAAATCAGAAAAAAGATTTGGATAGAAAAGCAAAAGACCAGAAGAGAGCAGAACATCAAAGACAGATGCAAATGGAGGTGGAGaagcaaagagaaagagaaagagttttGGAGGAGCAACAAAGGGAGGCAGATGAGAAAAAACATCAGCTGCAATTACAAGAAGCTTCAGCAGCTGAAGAAAAGGAGAAACTCAAAGAAATTGAGAAAACAATGACATTGAAAAATAAAGATATGCTAAAACAGATGGAGGAAAGCTGGAGAAAAACAGCCCGACAGAAGGAGGAGGAATGGGAAGCAAAatacagagagatagaaaaacagagagaacagGTAGAAAAGGATGCCATCAAAGGGAAAGAAATATTACAAGAGCTAAGGAGGGAAGAACAGAGAAGACAGATTcaaattgaaaaagaaaaacaaaaagagatagaaagactGATGGATATCCAAAGAAAGGAGaatgaggagagacagagagatgtggAGAACAGAGAGTTGGCTAAAAAGAGACAAGAAAAAGAGGAGAACCTGAGGCAAAGCCGGAGTGAA CAAGATAAAAACACTGCTGATTTAAAGCAAACAGAGGAAAAGTGGACAAAAGTAGCCCTGCAAAAGGATGATGAGTGGAAAGAGAAATGCAGAGAGATTGAAAAACAAAGAGAGGAGGTCGAAAAAGAGACAAAAACGAGGGAAGAACAGGTGAAACACCTTGAGCAGGAGAAAAATCAAAGTCAGATTCAAATAGAAGAGGAGAgacaaaatgagagagaaaggctCCTAGAGATCCAAAAAATGGAGATGGAGGGGAGCCTAAGAGAGATGGAACAGAGAACAttggaaatggagaaaaaagaagagaaaagacgTCAGTATATtgaggggaaagaaagagagatggaacagAAAAttcagagacagagggaagaggaaatggagagaaagagacaagagGAAGAAATGCAGAGACAAAAACAAGAGGAAGAAATGCAGAGGCAAAGACAAGAGGAAGAAATGCAGAGGCAAAGACAAGAGGAAATGGAGAGTCAGACAAAGGAGGAAGAACAGGAGGACAAGGGAACATTCTGGGAACAAACTGATGATGAGTGTAGTGATGAGAGCAGTGATGAGACTAATGATGATGAGAGGGAATCACAGGATGAGACAAATGGTCCGGTCCAAGATAAGAGTATGAGAAGGAGGTTCATCGGATGGGTCAACGGAAAGATGAAAGAGCGATACGAGACAAAAATTGAGAGGACCATcatgagagaagagaaagaaggtgAAGAACCTTATTTTCATG TTTTCAAAGGATACATGACCCGGGccaaaagagagcaggagaaacGCAAGAGCCTAGTGGATGCAGAGGCAAAAAGACAAAATCTAGAGTCATTCTGGCTTGAgtgggaaaaagaaaagaaagagaaaaagataaAGAGGAAAGAGCAGAAGAAAGAGGCCAGAAGCCAAGCCCAGTTGGCCCGCATTCTCAAACTGAATGAAGAGGCTGACAGGAACCTTGATAAGTATAATGGCACTAAAATATACTCCTCCCAGAACAAACTCTTGAGGAAACAGATGATTGGCTGGGATAGGAAAAGAAAATAA
- the LOC121721317 gene encoding trichohyalin-like isoform X1: METANPGANNASRQASKPKNSKPKISRARKEDQAHPAAIREEVRARWQKQSEIRQQGRERLYAYLSEGLRKMETQEAEEVKASQATEDVEQKEMAMSSEKWKRQVEKEQKEFVSEVNTILEELSQRHLDETVPGHFPVTGSHTKVGGRKMELEANNAKSRQEMNRLRQSKRQCDAEREREMERKRERKRLQQARQETQVDEEREIQRQMDVRAKQKAEKQREVAMKEQELSHDIKQLKDFIQKVSETDKELHEMAHKELDRLRKLQLFYQNKKRKALERKQQMPTLKIEQRQQRERKEEEIQTRDIERLVGLDRTGLWGIGQSYGCAGDEGKRDMERLRAIERAQEQKLQMERLKQAEERILALERERETHAIELRSRNQGTNKQEMEMNQLKTLEKEKEKLDRDNEIQREREQLQKLELETERQIQNKRLRELERERERLQKMERLKEMQRERERHIQMENLKASGREKEMKLETRGKSVHTGTERQTELEPQKEVDLIKLERIKELEMEKQKQQEIEQLSKLDREKQKQKEMDRLKDLEREKARQQDNEKLEGIKRQEGLKKQWEEKQRKVEQEMERKLLQKQKEMEQGLNGRQQKIEEERQQREKEMERLKEMERDIKKKGEMELREKEDTLRQMELKQLDELNKKTKEKEELERKFKEEERLKEQERHTELEREKERQKEMEELKKLKKEEVFESQEILKKQWEVKQKMMEKEMEKKQREMKRKFQEKQKEMNQCLSERPQRIEEEKQQREKKMERLKEIERDTKKKGEMELMEKEDTLRQMELKQLDELNKKTKEKVLERKAKEERLKKLERSKELERETQKTEKEQLKVFKTEEETQKEMDRLNELEREKARKQDHEKLEEIKRQEELKKQLEDEQKTMEKEMLEKHREMERQLLQKQKEMEQGLNERQQKIEEERQQREKEMERLKEMERDIKKKGEMELREKEDTLRQMELEQLEELSKRAMLNENQKKDLDRKAKDQKRAEHQRQMQMEVEKQRERERVLEEQQREADEKKHQLQLQEASAAEEKEKLKEIEKTMTLKNKDMLKQMEESWRKTARQKEEEWEAKYREIEKQREQVEKDAIKGKEILQELRREEQRRQIQIEKEKQKEIERLMDIQRKENEERQRDVENRELAKKRQEKEENLRQSRSEVKEKLKELELQKAVEAQMENKIKDIERKIQDKNTADLKQTEEKWTKVALQKDDEWKEKCREIEKQREEVEKETKTREEQVKHLEQEKNQSQIQIEEERQNERERLLEIQKMEMEGSLREMEQRTLEMEKKEEKRRQYIEGKEREMEQKIQRQREEEMERKRQEEEMQRQKQEEEMQRQRQEEEMQRQRQEEMESQTKEEEQEDKGTFWEQTDDECSDESSDETNDDERESQDETNGPVQDKSMRRRFIGWVNGKMKERYETKIERTIMREEKEGEEPYFHVFKGYMTRAKREQEKRKSLVDAEAKRQNLESFWLEWEKEKKEKKIKRKEQKKEARSQAQLARILKLNEEADRNLDKYNGTKIYSSQNKLLRKQMIGWDRKRK, from the exons ATGGAAACGGCTAACCCTGGTGCTAACAATGCATCTAGACAGGCATCAAAGCCTAAG AATTCGAAGCCCAAGATAAGCAGGGCAAGGAAAGAAGACCAAGCTCACCCTGCTGCAATAAGGGAGGAGGTTAGAGCACGATGGCAAAAGCAGAGTGAGATACGGCAGCAGGGTCGTGAGCGACTATACGCTTACCTCAGTGAGGGTCTGAGGAAGATGGAGACACAGGAGGCTGAGGAGGTGAAGGCCAGTCAGGCGACGGAAGACGTTGAGCAGAAGGAGATGGCTATGAGCTCTGAAAAGTGGAAAAGACAAGTGGAGAAGGAGCAAAAAGAGTTTGTGAGCGAGGTCAACACAATCTTAGAGGAGCTCTCTCAGCGACACCTGGATGAGACTGTGCCCGGACATTTTCCAGTGACAGGTTCACACACCAAAGTGGGTGGAAGGAAAATGGAGCTGGAAGCCAACAATGCAAAAAGTAGACAAGAAATGAACAGGCTGAGGCAGAGTAAAAGACAGTGtgatgcagaaagagagagagagatggagaggaagagagaacgcAAGAGACTTCAGCAGGCAAGGCAAGAGACGCAggtggatgaggagagagaaatacagaggcAGATGGACGTCAGGGCCAAACAGAaggcagagaaacagagagaggtggCAATGAAGGAGCAGGAGTTATCCCATGACATCAAACAACTGAAAGATTTCATTCAAAAGGTGTCAGAAACAGACAAGGAACTGCATGAGATG GCTCACAAAGAGTTGGATAGACTGCGTAAACTTCAACTGTTCTACCAAAACAAGAAAAGGAAAGCTCTTGAGAGAAAACAACAAATGCCAACATTAAAAATTGAGCAGAGGcaacaaagagagaggaaggaggaagagataCAGACAAGAGATATAGAAAGACTGGTTGGCTTGGATCGAACAGGGCTGTGGGGCATTGGCCAGTCTTATGGATGTGCAGGTGATGAAGGGAAG AGGGACATGGAGAGGTTGAGAGCCATTGAGCGAGCTCAGGAGCAAAAGCTACAGATGGAAAGATTGAAACAGGCTGAAGAAAGAATTCTAGCAttggagagggaaagggagacacATGCAATTGAGCTGAGGTCAAGAAATCAAGGTACCAATAAGCAAGAAATGGAGATGAATCAGCTCAAAACCctagagaaagaaaaggaaaagttgGACAGAGACAacgagatacagagagaaagagaacaattACAAAAACTGGAATTGgaaacagaaagacagataCAGAATAAAAGATTGAGAGAgctggaaagagaaagagagaggttgcaaaagatggagaggctgaaagaaatgcagagagaaagggaaaggcaTATACAGATGGAGAACCTGAAAGCatcaggaagagagaaagagatgaagttGGAAACAAGGGGGAAATCGGTTCATACAggtacagagagacagacagaactaGAACCCCAAAAAGAAGTGGATCTGATAAAGCTAGAGAGAATCAAAGAGTTGGAGATGGAGAAACAGAAGCAGCAAGAGATAGAACAGCTGAGCAAGCTAGATagagaaaaacaaaagcagAAAGAGATGGATAGACTTAAAGATTTGGAAAGAGAAAAGGCAAGACAGCAAGACAATGAGAAATTGGAAGGAATCAAAAGACAGGAAGGACTGAAGAAGCAATGggaagaaaaacagagaaaagtggaacaagaaatggagagaaaacttcttcaaaaacagaaagaaatggAACAAGGTTTGAATGGGAGACAGCAAAAGATTGAGGAAGagaggcagcagagagagaaggagatggagcgtttgaaagagatggagagagatatcaAGAAGAAGGGAGAAATGGaactgagggagaaagaggacacactcagacagatggAACTGAAGCAACTGGACGAGTTGAACAAGAAAACCAAAGAAAAGGAAGAGTTGGAGAGAAAATtcaaggaggaagagaggttgaaagagcaggagagacatacagagttggagagggagaaagagaggcagaaggaGATGGAAGAGCTGAAGAAGCTGAAGAAAGAGGAAGTGTTTGAGAGTCAGGAAATATTGAAGAAGCAGTGGGAAGTGAAACAGAAAATGATGGaaaaagaaatggagaaaaagcaaagagaaatgaaaagaaagtttcaagaaaaacagaaagaaatgaATCAATGCTTGAGTGAAAGACCGCAAAGGATTGAGGAGGagaagcagcagagagagaagaagatggAGCGTTTGAAAGAGATCGAGAGGGATAccaagaaaaaaggagagatggaattgatggagaaagaggacacactcagacagatggAACTGAAGCAACTGGACGAGTTGAACAAGAAAACCAAAGAAAAAGTGTTGGAAAGAAAAGCCAAGGAGGAGAGGTTGAAAAAGCTGGAGAGATCTAAAGAGTTAGAAAGGGAGACAcagaagacagagaaagaacagCTAAAAGTGTTCAAGACAGAGGAAGAAACGCAGAAAGAGATGGATAGATTGAACGAGTTGGAAAGAGAAAAGGCAAGAAAACAAGATCATGAGAAATTGGAAGAGATCAAGAGACAAGAAGAACTGAAAAAACAATTGGAAGATGAACAGAAAACAATGGAAAAAGAAATGTTGGAAAAGCACAGAGAAATGGAAAGACaacttcttcaaaaacagaaagaaatggAACAAGGTTTGAATGAGAGACAGCAAAAGATTGAGGAGGAGAGGcagcaaagagagaaagagatggagcgtttaaaagagatggagagagatatcaagaaaaagggagagatggaactgagggagaaagaggacacactcagacagatggAACTGGAGCAGCTGGAAGAGTTGAGCAAAAGGGCCATGTTAAATGAAAATCAGAAAAAAGATTTGGATAGAAAAGCAAAAGACCAGAAGAGAGCAGAACATCAAAGACAGATGCAAATGGAGGTGGAGaagcaaagagaaagagaaagagttttGGAGGAGCAACAAAGGGAGGCAGATGAGAAAAAACATCAGCTGCAATTACAAGAAGCTTCAGCAGCTGAAGAAAAGGAGAAACTCAAAGAAATTGAGAAAACAATGACATTGAAAAATAAAGATATGCTAAAACAGATGGAGGAAAGCTGGAGAAAAACAGCCCGACAGAAGGAGGAGGAATGGGAAGCAAAatacagagagatagaaaaacagagagaacagGTAGAAAAGGATGCCATCAAAGGGAAAGAAATATTACAAGAGCTAAGGAGGGAAGAACAGAGAAGACAGATTcaaattgaaaaagaaaaacaaaaagagatagaaagactGATGGATATCCAAAGAAAGGAGaatgaggagagacagagagatgtggAGAACAGAGAGTTGGCTAAAAAGAGACAAGAAAAAGAGGAGAACCTGAGGCAAAGCCGGAGTGAAGTAAAAGAAAAACTAAAGGAATTGGAGTTACAGAAAGCTGTAGAAGCACAGATGGAGAACAAGATCAAGGACATAGAAAGAAAGATACAAGATAAAAACACTGCTGATTTAAAGCAAACAGAGGAAAAGTGGACAAAAGTAGCCCTGCAAAAGGATGATGAGTGGAAAGAGAAATGCAGAGAGATTGAAAAACAAAGAGAGGAGGTCGAAAAAGAGACAAAAACGAGGGAAGAACAGGTGAAACACCTTGAGCAGGAGAAAAATCAAAGTCAGATTCAAATAGAAGAGGAGAgacaaaatgagagagaaaggctCCTAGAGATCCAAAAAATGGAGATGGAGGGGAGCCTAAGAGAGATGGAACAGAGAACAttggaaatggagaaaaaagaagagaaaagacgTCAGTATATtgaggggaaagaaagagagatggaacagAAAAttcagagacagagggaagaggaaatggagagaaagagacaagagGAAGAAATGCAGAGACAAAAACAAGAGGAAGAAATGCAGAGGCAAAGACAAGAGGAAGAAATGCAGAGGCAAAGACAAGAGGAAATGGAGAGTCAGACAAAGGAGGAAGAACAGGAGGACAAGGGAACATTCTGGGAACAAACTGATGATGAGTGTAGTGATGAGAGCAGTGATGAGACTAATGATGATGAGAGGGAATCACAGGATGAGACAAATGGTCCGGTCCAAGATAAGAGTATGAGAAGGAGGTTCATCGGATGGGTCAACGGAAAGATGAAAGAGCGATACGAGACAAAAATTGAGAGGACCATcatgagagaagagaaagaaggtgAAGAACCTTATTTTCATG TTTTCAAAGGATACATGACCCGGGccaaaagagagcaggagaaacGCAAGAGCCTAGTGGATGCAGAGGCAAAAAGACAAAATCTAGAGTCATTCTGGCTTGAgtgggaaaaagaaaagaaagagaaaaagataaAGAGGAAAGAGCAGAAGAAAGAGGCCAGAAGCCAAGCCCAGTTGGCCCGCATTCTCAAACTGAATGAAGAGGCTGACAGGAACCTTGATAAGTATAATGGCACTAAAATATACTCCTCCCAGAACAAACTCTTGAGGAAACAGATGATTGGCTGGGATAGGAAAAGAAAATAA